A single Marinobacter sp. es.042 DNA region contains:
- a CDS encoding TRAP transporter small permease: MYQYLDKFGNALALGSQAAGVVTALVMIGSLLLGVFYRYVLGDALVWSDEVAALAFTWTVFLFASALVRTGGHVRVTLLVDSLPALLGELVERSIMVLIISFGLVMLWTGWNFAEFTAGQVSPAIRYPIWVKNAAVPVGGALISIHALILLVRPRPIHKSSEH, from the coding sequence ATGTATCAGTATCTGGATAAATTTGGAAACGCCCTGGCCCTAGGGTCCCAGGCTGCCGGAGTGGTGACTGCTCTGGTCATGATCGGCAGCCTGCTACTTGGTGTCTTCTACCGTTACGTGCTTGGTGATGCGCTGGTATGGAGCGATGAAGTTGCAGCTCTGGCGTTCACCTGGACGGTCTTCCTGTTCGCCAGCGCGCTGGTCCGCACCGGAGGCCATGTTCGGGTAACCCTGCTGGTCGATTCACTGCCGGCACTCCTCGGTGAACTGGTTGAACGGAGCATCATGGTGCTGATCATTAGCTTCGGGCTTGTGATGCTCTGGACTGGCTGGAACTTCGCGGAGTTCACGGCCGGCCAGGTATCGCCCGCTATCCGCTATCCAATCTGGGTCAAGAATGCAGCGGTTCCCGTCGGAGGCGCGCTGATCAGTATTCATGCCCTGATTCTTCTTGTCCGGCCACGGCCGATCCACAAATCCTCGGAGCATTGA
- a CDS encoding TRAP transporter large permease, whose amino-acid sequence MGEIGLVMIIGLIVLLALGVPIAFTIGLLAAVGIWMADVNPMILPQQFIAGSSVTSLLAIPGFILAGEVMSAGGLSRRLVRVAETFFGHLTGGLSMSTVAAGTFFGAISGSAPATTAAVGSIMIDELEDRGYQRGYAAALATAVGPLGQMIPPSIPMVIWGVLAEESIAKLFLAGIIPGLIAATGFCVVSVLYARHHGVAKEKRATGKEFLFALKDGIWALLAPVVILGGIYSGMFTPTEAAMVGVLYSTIVGLFLYRDLDWKKMPSILMSSMRTTAVIMFIVAVAYGFAWVMASEQIPAQLTQALLALTDNPIILLLIVNLMLLLLGAVMDNISAMVILSGVLIGLGQQIGLDPIQLGAMVVINFAVGMVTPPVGYSIFVASSISGLRVETVARHIWPFMLVLLGVVALVAYVPAITLWLPATFG is encoded by the coding sequence ATGGGTGAGATTGGCCTGGTCATGATAATTGGCCTGATTGTTCTCCTGGCCCTCGGTGTACCCATTGCGTTCACAATCGGACTGCTGGCGGCTGTGGGCATCTGGATGGCCGATGTAAATCCGATGATTCTGCCCCAGCAATTCATTGCCGGAAGCAGCGTCACGAGCCTGCTCGCCATTCCCGGTTTTATTCTGGCAGGTGAGGTGATGAGCGCCGGCGGCCTATCCCGGCGGCTGGTGCGTGTTGCCGAAACCTTCTTCGGGCATCTGACTGGCGGTTTGTCCATGTCCACAGTTGCGGCCGGAACTTTCTTTGGTGCGATTTCAGGTTCCGCACCCGCCACGACAGCAGCCGTCGGCTCCATCATGATCGATGAGCTGGAAGACCGCGGCTACCAGCGCGGGTATGCCGCGGCACTTGCGACCGCGGTGGGACCGCTGGGGCAAATGATTCCGCCCTCCATCCCGATGGTCATCTGGGGTGTACTGGCGGAGGAATCCATCGCCAAGCTGTTCCTGGCTGGCATCATTCCCGGTCTGATTGCCGCCACCGGTTTTTGCGTAGTAAGTGTCCTTTACGCCCGGCATCACGGTGTCGCCAAGGAAAAGCGGGCCACCGGTAAAGAATTCCTTTTCGCTCTGAAGGATGGCATCTGGGCTCTGCTTGCTCCGGTTGTCATCCTAGGCGGCATCTATAGCGGCATGTTCACGCCCACCGAGGCCGCAATGGTGGGTGTTCTGTACAGCACCATCGTTGGCCTGTTCCTGTACCGCGATCTGGACTGGAAAAAAATGCCCTCGATCCTGATGAGCTCAATGAGAACGACCGCCGTTATCATGTTTATCGTGGCGGTGGCTTACGGGTTTGCCTGGGTAATGGCCAGTGAACAGATTCCGGCCCAGCTCACCCAGGCGCTGCTTGCGCTCACGGACAACCCAATCATCCTGTTGCTGATCGTCAACCTCATGTTGCTTCTGCTTGGCGCCGTCATGGATAACATTTCAGCGATGGTCATCCTCAGTGGCGTGTTGATCGGCCTGGGTCAGCAGATCGGCCTGGATCCGATCCAGTTGGGCGCCATGGTGGTCATCAACTTTGCCGTCGGCATGGTAACGCCCCCCGTTGGCTATTCCATCTTCGTGGCCTCAAGCATCAGCGGATTGCGAGTGGAGACTGTCGCGCGCCACATCTGGCCGTTCATGCTGGTATTGCTCGGGGTTGTCGCGCTGGTGGCCTATGTGCCAGCCATTACCCTCTGGCTGCCCGCAACCTTCGGCTGA